The genomic DNA TTTGACCATACAGTACTTGATACGTGCAAATCCTTCTTCTGGATTTTAAATGATACTCTTTTCAACCTTCTTGCAACCTCCCTGAACCTTGAAAATGTTATCTTTCTCCAATTGTAGGGCGGTAGTGTGCCATGTATTCTGAACTATTCAACCCTGAAGGAGAAAAAGCACTGTCCTGAGGCTGTAGAACCCCATGGCGCGCTTCATCTCTCGAGTTTACTCTATGAAGCTGCAGAATTGTGCGAGGTAAATAATGAAGCTGAACCACGTGCTATTTGCTGTAACCAAGGCTTGTCCATCTGGTTGATGGCGGCAGTTCATTTCTCTTTTGCAGGGACTTAGCGGACGGTCATTGAGAAAACTCCCTTTTCTGGCACATGCCTCTGTCGCCAACCCTTCGTGCTGCGATGCTTCTACTTTCATGCATACATTGATACAAACTGCAAAAAGAGAGATCTTGGAGTCGCGTGGTTAGTTCAAGCTTGATGCCTTTTGACTTTTTTTGGAGGAGCAAAATGCTAACAGTCCATTCAGAGTGCCATGCCCCTGAATCCCCGATATGGTCAGGATAGATGTACAATCGTCTAAGGTTGCTAAAAGCACAAGAAGAACCATTCTGTCTCTAGGGTTAGGTTAAGAGTTTCAGAACAGATGCAATCTGTGCCTCTCTGATTGCTGTTTCAGTACAATTGATCTTCTGTAAATCTTTACACAGTACGAGAATCAGTACCGTGAGGGACGTCATGCTGTCGTCCATTGCAAATTAGTGACATATTCTGGTGACTGAAATCAGGGTTGTTTCCTTCCCTGCAACTTTGGAACCATATTTTTGTCCAGTGCGTTAAACGGAAACGGTACTTGGTGCGTCGTCTGGACCGGTTTCTAACAAGGCTGCTGTTCAGAATAAACTGCTTCCTGCTTCCAACTTTCACAGCCTCTGGGCGAAGCTAGAGCCAACGTTCGCCTTTAGAGCTGATTGCATGCGAGCTTTGTCAGCTTGAGTTCGACCAAATATGCCATGTCCTTCCTACCAAATTGTAGCTCGTTTTCCTTCCAAATTATGTCCTTCCTTCCAGCTCGTTTTCCTTCCAAATTGTATAGGTCGTTTtccttccaaattataggtcgttttaacttttttaagttcatagatattattgtgcatctagatataatatatatctaggtgtataataatatctatgaacctagaaaagttaaaatgacttacaatttgaaacggaggaagtatttcCCACAAGGACATTTTCAAAAAGCAGGATAATGCTAGGGTCCAGTCTGGCAAGGGAGTTAGAACTAGAACACAAGCAAATCCATTCCATGCCCGGAGTTAGAATAGGAGCTCAGAATAACTGAATAACCGGCGCCTCCACGATTGCCCTTTTGGAGACATCAAGCTTTGACTTTGGGCCTGACTAGTGCAAACACGAATCAAGATCCATATACCTACACTTACAGAAACTGATGGTATAACAAAGCATACAGTATAGGAATGCCACgtttttttttagatttgaCAACGCCACATGCTGACTGAATCATCCTTAACCAACAGTTACAGCTATCAACTCAAAAGTACCAACAATTCAGCATACATCTGACTCCTCGACATTGTCGCTAAACCTATCTTCAACTGCATCTACATAACAAAACCATGAGTTAATCTACATCAGGGCAAGCAGTCATCTGGTTCACATCCCGGATTTCACCTCTGGGCTCCTCTTGCTGGGTCATATGTGCCCGGGTATGGtgctgccggtggtggtggaggtggaggtgcttGCGCTGCATTTGCGGTGCCACTGCTCGGCTGAACTTGCCCAGCAGGATATCCAGTGCTACCAACCACGCCATACATGTTCCCGACATCCGTTGCCGCACCACTGCTTATGGGTTGTTGCGGAGGCACAGCATAGGCACCAGGGTAATTAGGCACTGCAGTTTGCGCATAGCCCGGAACTTGATAGCCAGGGTAACCTGCATATGTGTTAGCTTGCGCAGCATGCATTTGGTAAGCAGTTGCATTGTAAGCATAGGCGTATGCCCCAGCCTGGGTTCCCTGCTGATATGCCGCAGGCTGGGTTCCTTGCTGATATGCTCCAGCCTGGGTTGCTTGCTGATATGCCCCAGCCTGGGTTCCCTGCTGATATTCCCCTGGCTGGGTTCCCTGCTGATATGCTGTGGGGTAATTGGCATATGCACTTGCATATGGGTTTGGGGCTGCTGCTGACACTGCTGTAGCCTGTGCTGTCCCAGGCTGTGAAGCTGCCACCTGCGCACCTGCCGCCTGTGCTGCTGCTTGAGCTGCAGCTGCTACTCATTGAAAGAATCAGATAGAACCAAGAAACATTAGAATTTGCCATTATACAGACAAAGGTGAAAAATATGTACTCAAGTATGTCTCAAGACAAACTATGTCCACATGCACAGAAATGTAattatgccaaattctccaaaaaCTACACATGCAAAGGTCTTCTCTACAGTCTACACATTAGAGGCCCAGAACTACAAGGCAATTTGCTACTGACAAGCTCCTATATGCTTCCAACTATGATACTAAAGCCCAAAATAAAATGCTTGagagatgaaaaataaaatactTTGCAAAGTGTAGCCATCATCTCATCAGGTAagtctgaaaaaagaaaaactatcaTACGCACATCAGCAACTAAAAGCTTCTCAGTTAAGCTGCCCCACAGAAATCAGTCGCTGTATCCAATTTGCTagagaagttaaagcttagttTCAACCAATCACTTTTGATGGCACATTGATTCAAAGGATTGATATGTAACTTATGCCTACCTCTAGAACTGTGAACACCTACAGTTTCCAGAGGAAAATCTGGCTAGCATAGTTCTAGGATTGATGTGCAATTTGTGCTATGTCATAACAATCAACTAAAATGTTACAGTGCTGGTGGTTATACGCATCGCGCTAAGCTGCTAACActgttttggcttttttttttcagaatgtgGCATGATAGACAATAGACTGAAATTGTTCATAGACCCCTTGATCCACCAGTCTATAGTCTTAAGCTGATCTCCTACTTGACTTTCCAAATGCAATTAGTATATAATCATATTGAATTGTAACATAAGATTGGTCATCACCCATGAGACCCTGTATTCCTTTCATTTCAAGACAACTTTCTCAGTTGGTCATTTTGACGTCCACTAACTGTGCTCCAAAGCTCTCGACAATCAAAAACTCGATCAATGATTACAAGTAAACAGACTAAATCCCCTAGCCTGGGttactttgatttatttctgcaaatcgAGGCCTCAATGCTGCTCATACTGGTTAGAAACTATCTGCTATGGACACGCTCTGCTATATAACATTGGATGTCTGCATCATGACCTACAAATAATATCATACTGCAAATACTGTTAAAGATGGGGAAACCAGGATTTAAAATGGGAAGCCATTGAACAGAAAGTTCGGCTATTGTTCACTAATCAAACACAAAatagattgaaataaaaattatattgcCCCTCGTACAGCATAGTCACAACCTAAAATGAATGGAAGGAGCATAAAGAGCAGGTAAAACGTTAACAGAATGAGAACATTTACCCTGTGCCCGCCTTTCAGCATTTGCCACATCAGCACGTAACTTCTCAGCCTGTTTAGTCATGGTTATCAGGTTCATCTCCATTGTCCGCATCTGCTCAACTTGCTTGACGTTTGTATTCTTCTCAAATTCAAATTGAGTTCTTCCAATGGAAAGGGGAAAGCACAACATTTCAAAAAATCAGTTTACCACAAAAGCTCAGGTTAGTACGAAAAATGCAAGGAAGGATCATTGTAACGGACCGTAGACTATGATGCTCTTTCCGTAGCCCATCTAGCTCAGCAAGCAATTCAGTAAGGCTTTTATTGTCACCTGAGGCAGAGAGTTTCTGTAATTCGTTATTCGCATTCTCTATCTCAAGGTTTAACATCTGCCTTTCAGCAATAAGTCTCTTTGCCTCCATATGCACTTGGTGAAGCTCCTTTTTCACTGTATCACCACTTTGTATGTCTGCCTCCATCAATCTGATTCTCTCCAATAAATCTCTAATCTGTAAATCAGTCTCTGTCTGAACTTCACCTAGGTGGGTGCGAATCAATTGCATCTCTTTCTCTGTATCAACAATGTCCTGCCTCAAGACCACATGGCTTTTTGCTAACCGTTGATTCTCCCTGATAAGCTTTTCTACCTCTGCAGTCTGCATAGCAAGCTTGTTCTCCAGCATCTCCAGTGTGGATGAAGAGTCCAAAGGTGAGCGATTAGAGAGGCTGCCTGCAGCGAAGGAACCATGGCGCAGCAGACCTGGAGCTTGGGCATTCAGTCCATCCAGGTGTCCACGATGAGCCATTATCCTGAAAAAGGAAATGCCGCTTATAGAGAAGCTGAAAAGAAAATGCGCTTTCAACAAATTCAAGTGATAATTAAACATATATAATTACATCAGGTTAATTGACATGGCATCCTCCTGAGATTACAGAATCACTTAGCAAATTTTACATTTGTATTTTCATTAGGAAGATTGCAGCATGTAAATAATTCATGCATTATGCACGATGGAGTGCACACAGGACTCTTCCAAGCCTTACAAGCTTGAATTACAGCCAACTGGACATCAATACAATAAGACAAACCTAACTGCCACCATATGGACTCAAAAACCCATCATCTCAGTATATACATTATGGTCAGAGAACTCATTGCTAGGATCTGCATACATCAACTGCAGCCATTTTAAGGTAAAAACAACACAGGAAGGTCCACAGGGAGGAGAATTAAACCATATAATTAGCATTGAACTAACATTTCAACTGGTATATCCAAGACACTATGCAGCACTCAATTCCAGGGATTGCAGGTTATGGCATCCCATGAAGCACTCGCACCATCTGATCATATACCACGCATTTCCTCTCAGGAAGCACCATCTTTCACGAACCTAGCACATATGGAAACAGAAACAGTCCACGCAGCgacaaacaaacaaatcaaatcaaacaTGGATTATTGTCTGAGACACCCGGACAGGGATAAGCGGATTGGCCAACCCCTTAGCAGCACTCTAGGGGCAGATGGATGAGGGGCGGGATTGTACTCAGCTACTCAGGGGCGGACCCAGTATAGCACATGTACACCCGACAATTTtagcaaaagaaaaatcgaAGTTAGTAGGTATAATACACGTGTATACTTGTAATtgggtcagatccgaatacagATAGCTTATTTTAGGGTTTGGGGCGCTCCGTTTCGCACAGCAGGAAGGGAAGAGCAGGGGCAGGCATATACCTGGTGGGTGCTCGTCACCGGCGAGGCGAAGACGTGCCGACGGGCGTCGCCGGTCGCCCAGTCGGCGCCGCCAGGAAACAAAGACCGCCCACGAGAGGGGGGGTCAGGTCGAGAACGGGCAGGGAGGGGCAGGGAGAGCTGAACGGGAGAAAAGGGAAAGGGGGTGCAATCGGGCTACCCAACTCGACTTGCCAGTGGTGCATCAGGCTGGCACGGGCCAAGATTTTCAGCCTTTTACCAGGCTGGATTAGGCCCTATAATACAATCCCCGCCCAGCGGGGTCGGACCTATAGCTTGggccagaaaaaaaaacatcaggtTTTGCCGGCCCGACCCAATCCCAACCCTGCCCCATCACGATAGCTGGTTATTAGAGTTTATCGCTGATCTTTTAATCATCAGTTATTATTTATCTTGTGTTATTGTATTTGGCTATCTGAGCCACGCCCCCGGGGGTGTAGATTTTAATCTAGGTGAGTAACGAGAAGGATTGGAGGAGCCACGCCTGGGGGTGATAGAATTTAATCTTACCACAAAAAAGAAGCAAGACATCAGCTCACCATATATAGGGATTAGGATAGCGCTTACTATTTCATTACTAGATTACAAATAAGCCCCTTATACCAACAAGGTTGAATGCTGGACCGCAGCAATCGGAGCGGCACCATGTGACAGTTTCACGAACAACCATACCGACGGTCGACGGCAGCCAAAAATCAACCCACTCAAACAGGCACATCTTACGTTTCAAAAAAACAGGCACATCTTAAAGTTTCAAAAGCATGTAACAGCAGATGATAACTCGAAGAAGAGATCACTGCTCAATAAAGCGACAACCATGATTGAAAACTCAACTAGAAAACTAAAATTATTTTGAGACTGCATCCATTCACTTTGTAACTCAAGGTCTTTACCTTGAACACAGTATCATCCTCGTGGGTTCCTTGATTATTTTCTAAACAAAATCTGAAAAATGGATTCATTGCAATCGCTCTGGAAAAATGTGAATCTAAATCTATGTGAAGTAGAATAACACTCAGGAGTCAAGACTAGCCAACTAGTCCCCCCCAAAGAATTAACAGTTCCAGTCATGTGCCTGGAATCTAATCCAGATTGGCAATCACCGCATCGGTGACTTCCTGTGTGGTGCTGGTGCCGCCCAGATCCTTTGTTTTGTATGTGCCTTCTGCAACGACACGCTTCACTGCCGTCTCCAGCCGGTCAGCGAATGACGGGAACTGCAAATGCCGCAACATCATGGCGGATGATAGAAGCAGAGCGACAGGGTTTGCTTTCTTCTGCTCTACGATATTCTCATTTCCGACATTTCCTGCAGAAGCACCTTGCTCGAAGATGGCATAGTCCTGACCCACGTTGCCTGGAACATAATGCGGCGTCAAGGATTAGTAAATCTGAACACCCAACTTATGTTGGCCCAAAGAAACTCAAAGCGAAAACATGCTCCATGTGTGCCACAAAAGCTTTGCACACATTACAATAGGCAGAAAGGAAGTCAACTGAAGCCCACAGTATTGTTTCCGAAATAATTTGCAACAAAGAAATCTATGAGAATTACACTTGTCAGGCAACAGCCAGTATTGTGAGATTTCCAAGAAATTTTTGGAAGCATCCATTATTTTTATTAAGGGGTGAAACACAATAAAGTATGAGGTGCAACCCTACCTCCAGGCATGATACCAGTCCCTCCGACAATACCTGCAGCTGTGTTAGCCACCAAATTGCCATAAAGATTAGGTGTAACCTACCAAGagaatcaaaagaaaaataagtgaGATACCTGCAGGTAATCCTAATCCATGGCATACTTAAAAGGAAACATTTGAGAAAATCAGGAAAGTGGAAAAGAAATGGGATGACAAATTGAAGAGCGGTAAAGTCAACAACGCTGGGCAGCTATAAGCTTTCTATATTGCATCTAGCTTGGCTTAACAATGGTGTGCTTGTGTCACTTAAATATTGTAATCATAAATCATATAAATCATCAAGAAACATGTAATAGCAATTTCCATTTTTTAACAATAATGAGATTTCCATTAGTCCGATATATCTTCGGTAGGTTTGATATGTATATCTCAAAACAAGAAATTTTATCTTTATCATATGGCAAGCATGGTACCCAAGCAGAGTGCAATTTTTCTCGTGTTGTGCAAGAAATTATGAACAGTGCTTTCTGATTTTACCAAAAGA from Setaria italica strain Yugu1 chromosome VII, Setaria_italica_v2.0, whole genome shotgun sequence includes the following:
- the LOC101753583 gene encoding protein FLX-like 4 isoform X2, whose amino-acid sequence is MAHRGHLDGLNAQAPGLLRHGSFAAGSLSNRSPLDSSSTLEMLENKLAMQTAEVEKLIRENQRLAKSHVVLRQDIVDTEKEMQLIRTHLGEVQTETDLQIRDLLERIRLMEADIQSGDTVKKELHQVHMEAKRLIAERQMLNLEIENANNELQKLSASGDNKSLTELLAELDGLRKEHHSLRTQFEFEKNTNVKQVEQMRTMEMNLITMTKQAEKLRADVANAERRAQAAAQAAAQAAGAQVAASQPGTAQATAVSAAAPNPYASAYANYPTAYQQGTQPGEYQQGTQAGAYQQATQAGAYQQGTQPAAYQQGTQAGAYAYAYNATAYQMHAAQANTYAGYPGYQVPGYAQTAVPNYPGAYAVPPQQPISSGAATDVGNMYGVVGSTGYPAGQVQPSSGTANAAQAPPPPPPPAAPYPGTYDPARGAQR
- the LOC101753583 gene encoding protein FLX-like 4 isoform X1, whose translation is MAHRGHLDGLNAQAPGLLRHGSFAAGSLSNRSPLDSSSTLEMLENKLAMQTAEVEKLIRENQRLAKSHVVLRQDIVDTEKEMQLIRTHLGEVQTETDLQIRDLLERIRLMEADIQSGDTVKKELHQVHMEAKRLIAERQMLNLEIENANNELQKLSASGDNKSLTELLAELDGLRKEHHSLRTQFEFEKNTNVKQVEQMRTMEMNLITMTKQAEKLRADVANAERRAQAAAAQAAAQAAGAQVAASQPGTAQATAVSAAAPNPYASAYANYPTAYQQGTQPGEYQQGTQAGAYQQATQAGAYQQGTQPAAYQQGTQAGAYAYAYNATAYQMHAAQANTYAGYPGYQVPGYAQTAVPNYPGAYAVPPQQPISSGAATDVGNMYGVVGSTGYPAGQVQPSSGTANAAQAPPPPPPPAAPYPGTYDPARGAQR